The sequence CCTTTCTCATCTTGTCCACCTCATTTTTATAGTCATGAGGGTATTATAATATATGAATCACTTTTAGGACATAATCTTTTGTGGTATAACTAGACATTATCATATATGAATCATAAATATAGCAGAATATATTGTAATGTCTTTGACATTTTATATGATTATGAATATAATATTTGTAATATAGAAATTTACCATAAAAAAGACTATGAAGAGAAGAGTAGATATGGGAAGTAATTTTAGCGAGTCGGTGATGGTGAAAGACCGGTATGAAGCCTGTATTGAAGAACATCTCGGAGTTTCTAATCGAAAGCTTTTGCAAGTAGACTTAGACGGATCCACACCGTTATTAAGTGGACAGTATATGTTTTTACTGTTACGGAGCCGGTCATATATATGACAATTAGGGTGGTACCGCGGAGATATAGCCTTCGTCCCTTTATTTAGGGATGAGGGCTTTTTTATTTATATATATAAGAAAAAGGAGGAATAGTTATGAAGTCTGTATATATCAAAGATATCTATAGAAATGTAGAAAAGTACGCAGACCAAACGGTGGTAATAGAAGGATGGATAAGAACACTTAGGGCATCAAAAGCATTTGGATTCATTGAAGTAAATGATGGAACTTTTTTTAACAATCTTCAGGTTGTGTTTGAAGAAAGTCTCGCAAATTTTAGTGAAATTGCAAAGCTTTCTATCAGTACATCTGTTAGGGTAGAAGGGAAGCTAGTGATTACACCTGACGCAAAGCAACCCTTTGAAATTAAAGCAATAAATATTACTGTGGAAGGTAAATCAAGTAATGAGTACCCTCTACAGAAAAAAAGACATTCATTTGAATACCTAAGGGAGATTGCTCACCTAAGACCTAGAAGTAACACTTTCTCAGCAGTATTTAGAATTAGATCCCTAGCAGCATTTGCTGTGCATCAGTTCTTTCAGGAAAAAGGATTTGTATATACACATACACCTATTATCACAGGAAGTGATGCAGAGGGAGCAGGTGAGATGTTTAGGATTACAACATTAGATCCTAAGAAGCCACCAGTGGATGAAAAAGGCGAAGTGGATTTTACTAAAGACTTCTTTGGAAAGGAAACTAGCTTAACAGTTAGTGGCCAATTGCAAGGAGAAGCCTATGCATTGGCATTTAGAAATATATACACATTCGGACCAACATTTAGGGCAGAAAACTCCCACACCGCTAGGCATGCCTCTGAGTTTTGGATGATTGAGCCTGAGATGGCATTTGCTGACTTGAATGATAACATGGAATTAGCTGAAGAAATGTTAAAGTATATCATCAATTATGTATTAGAGAATGCGCCGGAAGAAATGGATTTCTTTAACAAATTTGTTGATAAAGGTTTATTAGATAGATTAAAGGGCGTAGTAAGTTCAGATTTTGGTAGAGTGACTTATACAAAAGCCATAGAACTTCTTAAAGAATGTAAAGAAAACTTCGAATACCCTGTGGAATGGGGTTGTGACCTTCAAACAGAGCATGAAAGATATCTAACAGAAAAGATATTTAAAAAGCCTGTGTTTGTAACAGACTATCCTAAGGATATCAAAGCTTTCTATATGAAACTTAATGAAGATGGTAAAACTGTGGCAGCTATGGATCTTTTGGTTCCAGGAGTTGGTGAAATTATTGGAGGAAGCCAGAGGGAAGATAAGCTAGAATTACTAGAAGAGAGAATGGATGCCATGGATCTTGATAAAGAAGAATACTGGTGGTATTTAGAACTTAGAAAATATGGTAGTACAAGACACTCAGGATATGGTTTAGGTTTTGAAAGGGCTATTATGTACTTAACGGGAATGGCTAATATTAGGGATGTTGTTTCTTTCCCGAGAACACCTAAATCAGCTGACTTCTAAAGCTCTTTTTGCTCCCTTAGATTATTACAAATACAAAGAAAAAATAAATATAGTATTTTACAAAGGCAACCACTTCAATTTGAAATGGTTGCCTTTAAAAAAAGATTATAAAATCCCCTTAATATCCTTAAACGCTATATATAAACAGAAGATAAGCAGCCATAGAAAGATATGGTATAATTATATATTATAGAAATCATAACTAGTTAAAAAAGTAGATTCCACAAAGGTGACAAGAATATAAGCTTATGTAAAAAAGGATTGATAAACATGAAAAAAATAGTGATAGGTATATTGGCCCATGTTGATGCAGGTAAAACTACCTTATCAGAGGGGATGCTTTATCTCAGCGGTAAAATCGGAAAACTAGGGCGGGTTGACAACAAAAATGCGTATCTAGATACATATGAGCTGGAGAAGGAAAGGGGCATTACTATTTTCTCCAAGCAGGCCATACTGGAATTGGGTGAAACTCAGGTCACTCTGCTGGATACCCCAGGGCATGTGGATTTTTCTGCGGAAATGGAAAGGACCCTGCAGGTATTGGATTATGCTATTTTAGTAGTCAGTGCCGCTGATGGTGTACAGGGACATACAAAGACTCTGTGGATGCTACTAGAGTTATATAATATTCCTGTTTTTATTTTTGTGAACAAAATGGACCAGCCTGGTGTAAGTAAGGATAATTTGATCAGGGAAATAAAAAATCAGCTCAGTGATGGATGTATTGACTTTGGGCAGGACCAAACAGAAAGTTTTTATGACCAACTGGCTATGTGTGATGAAGGTATGATGGGAACCTTCCTTGATACGGGTACCATAGGAACTGTCCATATAAGAGAAAGCATTAAAGAGAGAAAAGTTTTTCCATGTACCTTCGGGTCAGCTTTAAAACTAGAAGGTATCGAGGAAATGATGAGATGTATAGTTGAGCATGTTATTACTCCTTCCTATCCCAGTGAGTTCGGAGCTAAGATATTTAAAGTTACACGGGACAATCAAGGGAACCGTCTTACACACTTAAAGGTTACCGGTGGCATCCTCAAAGTTAGGGATGTTTTAAAAAATGAGAATTGGGAAGAGAAAGTGAACCAGATCCGTCTTTATTCAGGAGAGAAGTACGAGGCAGTAACTGAAGTGGCAGGGGGAACGGTATGTGCAGTGACAGGACTGAGCCAGGCTGCACCGGGAGAGACCTTGGGGGTAGAGGAAGAATCCTATGCTCCAATACTTGAACCTGTACTCTCCTATCGAATGATACTGCCAGAGGGCTATGATCCAAGGGTTATGCTTCCAAGGCTGCGTCAGATTGAAGAAGAGGAACCTGAGCTAAACATCCTTTGGGATGAAAAATTACAGGAGATTCATATTCGAGTCATGGGGGAGGTGCAGCTTGAAATCCTGCAAAGTTTGATTCAAGAGCGTTTTGATGTTTATGTAGAATTCGATGAGGGAGGAATTATATACAAAGAGACCATTGCCAATA comes from Alkalicella caledoniensis and encodes:
- the asnS gene encoding asparagine--tRNA ligase is translated as MKSVYIKDIYRNVEKYADQTVVIEGWIRTLRASKAFGFIEVNDGTFFNNLQVVFEESLANFSEIAKLSISTSVRVEGKLVITPDAKQPFEIKAINITVEGKSSNEYPLQKKRHSFEYLREIAHLRPRSNTFSAVFRIRSLAAFAVHQFFQEKGFVYTHTPIITGSDAEGAGEMFRITTLDPKKPPVDEKGEVDFTKDFFGKETSLTVSGQLQGEAYALAFRNIYTFGPTFRAENSHTARHASEFWMIEPEMAFADLNDNMELAEEMLKYIINYVLENAPEEMDFFNKFVDKGLLDRLKGVVSSDFGRVTYTKAIELLKECKENFEYPVEWGCDLQTEHERYLTEKIFKKPVFVTDYPKDIKAFYMKLNEDGKTVAAMDLLVPGVGEIIGGSQREDKLELLEERMDAMDLDKEEYWWYLELRKYGSTRHSGYGLGFERAIMYLTGMANIRDVVSFPRTPKSADF